A region of the Gammaproteobacteria bacterium genome:
AATCTGTCATGTCTGTACTACAATCTACGAGTTTCTTATATTGACTGAAGTAAATATGATTATGAGGTTGTGTGTTTTTATCAAAGAATAACTTACCGTCATCCGTATAAATTGCCTGAATTAATTTATTAGCAACAAGTATATCCAGAGTGTCATCGAAGATACCCATGTTGTAATTTAGGAATTCATCAATATAATAGTTCTTCAATTCGCTATACTCAGAGTGAGAAGAGTTTATTCTTATTTGTAACAACAGTGATTTGACAATATTTATTAAGTTTTTAGGTATTTTTATTTTTCTCAAGTCACTATCTATGTTGTATTTGTATATTAATTTCTGATGCAAGCATGTGATGTTCAAGAATAATTTTCGTACTTGATTTTTTTGCAATGTGTGTGTTGACTTGACGTGAGTATTCGACCCCTGAAATTCTTGATAGAATATTAATTCTGCAAATTGACCACACCATTGTCGAATAACTTTTTTGGTGCTTTCCAACGATAATTTAATGGTATTGTGAGTTTTTATAAATATTATTTTGTACATTGTATTAATTTTCTTCCTGTCGCACACATTCTAAATGTTATTAATAGCCAGATTGTAAATGATAATGATTATCATTTACAATAAAAATAATCTGAATTCTTTTTAATGGGTACCAAAATTAATCTAATGTTTCTTGGTAACTGAGTTTCGTTACTTAGTTTAGCGGGATAACTTTTATAGAATGACTTCCTTTTAATGTATTTTATTCTGTTAGTGTTACTATCTTTTTTACCTAAGTGTAAAATGAGCTTTTTCAAATTTTCGGAATAAATGTCAAAAATACTCGATTTTGAAATCATGCCGATGGGCGAATATGCGGAGAAAGCCTATTTGGATTATTCTATGTATGTGGTTCTCGACAGGGCTTTGCCATTTGTTGGCGATGGGTTGAAGCCGGTTCAACGGCGAATTGTTTATGCCATGAGTGAACTGGGTTTATCAGCCAAATCCAAACATAAAAAATCTGCTCGTACCATTGGTGATGTGATTGGTAAATACCATCCTCACGGTGATTCTGCCAGTTATGAGGCGATGGTATTGATGGCACAACCGTTTTCTTATCGTTATCCATTAGTTGACGGGCAAGGAAACTTTGGCTCACCGGATGATCCCAAGTCTTTTGCAGCGATGAGATATACCGAATCTCGTTTGACAGCTTATTCCAAATGTATGTTGCAGGAAGTTCCTCACGGAACAGTGGATTGGCAGCCTAATTTTGACGGCACACTTCAGGAACCAGTATTTTTACCGGCAAGATTGCCCAATATTTTACTCAATGGTGGTTCAGGAATTGCTGTGGGAATGGCAACGGATATTCCTCCTCATAATTTAAGAGAAGTTTCGGCAGCATTATTCCAACTTCTTGACCACCCGGATTCAACCATTGAGGATTTATGTCAACATGTTCAGGGACCGGATTTCCCAACCGATGCTGAAATCATCACGCCTCGTGAGGAAATCATTGATATTTATACCAATGGAACAGGCAGTATTCGCATGCGTTGTGTGCATAACAGAGAAGATAAGAATATTGTTATCACTGCTCTTCCTCACCAAGCCAGTCCAGCAAAAGTGATGGATCAGATTGCCGCTCAGATTCAATCCAAAAAACTGCCAATGATTGAAGATTTGCGTGACGAATCCGATCATGAGAATCCGTTCCGTTTGGTGATTATTCCACGTTCGAATCGTATTGATTATGAAGGGTTAATGAGTCACCTCTATGCAACCACAGATTTAGAAAAGACTTTCAGAGTTAATCTCAACATGATTGGTCTGGACAAACGTCCGCAAGTTAAAGATTTGAAGAAAATATTGCAGGAGTGGTTAATTTTCCGAACGGAAACAGTGCGCAGACGATTGCAATTTCGCCTTGATAAAGTGGAAGCTCGTTTGCATATTCTGGAAGGCTTATTGATCGCTTATCTGGATTTAGACGAAGTCATTCGTATTATTCGTGAAGAAGAAAATCCGAAAGAAACATTAATCGCTACGTTCAAACTCACAGATATTCAGGCTGAAGCCATTCTTGAAACTAAATTAAGAAATCTGGCGCGATTGGAAGAGATGAAAATTCGCACCGAACAAATGGAGTTGATGGCAGAAAGAGACGAGCTTTCAGGAACTTTAAAATCACGAGCCCGATTGAAAAAACTGATAAAAACAGAAATCATGGAAGATACTGAGCTTTATGGTGATGAACGCCGAAGCATGATTGTTAACCGTGAAGCTGCTAAAGTTTTTGATGAAACCAGTATCGTTCCAAATGAGCCGAATACCATTGTTTTATCCAAAGCCGGTTGGGTCAGAGCCGCCAAAGGGCATGATATTGACGTAGCCAATCTCAGTTACAAAGCCGGTGATGAATATGCTCATCATGCGCGAGGACGAAGCAACTTGAATGCGGTTTTTCTCAGCAATGACGGACGTTCATTTTCTCTGCTATCCAATACCTTACCTTCTGCGAGAGGACAGGGCGAGCCTTTGACGGCAAAATTCAAGTTGCCGGAAGAAAGTTATTTTGTAGCAACTGTTTGTGAACAGCCGAACAGTATGCTTTTACTGGCAAGTTCTGCCGGATATGGTTTTGTGACAGAAGCTGAAAATCTCTATTCGAAAGTCAAAGCCGGCAAACATATTATTTCTGTTCCCAAAGGATTTACCGCATTACCTCCCAAAGTCATAAAAGATGTCAGTAGTGATTATATTGTTTGTGCGGGAAGTGCCGGTCACTTATTGGCTTTTCCGGTGCATGAATTACCGCAACTGGCGAAAGGAAAAGGCAACAAGATGATAAATATTCCGCCAAAACTACTTAATTCCGGAGAGGAATATATGGTTGATATGTTGGTCATTAGTGAAGACGATTCTTTCCTTGTTTGGTCAGGAGCTCGTTATATTCGCATCAAGTGGAAAGATTTACAAAACTTCCTCGGCAACAGAGCCAAACGCGGGAATTTATTACCTAAAGGTTTCAGAAATATCGACAAATTAGAAAAAGAGTAACTTTTTGAAAAGTTGATTGTCTGACAAAGTAATTGGCGTGAGAAAGTTTTATGGGTAAAAAATTATTTATTGCTTTAGTTCTGATTTCAATTGCATTTTTTTTCTATTGGTCGATGGGAACAGAGAAAAGGATTTCTAATTGTATTGATAAACTCATCGCTGATAACAACTTGCAGAACATAACCTCCAAAACACAAAATCGTGGGAAATTCCCGATACTGGAAGGCGAATTAACTAAAGAGCAACATAAGCATTTGATTAGTCAAATTCAACAAACTTGTGATGTAGCAGAGGTGCAGGACTTTATTAAAGTTGTCGAGAATGAAGCCCCCTTATTTGCCGAGTTGAATATTCAGATTGATAGTTTTAATCATATTATTTATCTTCGTGGTGTCGTGAATGATAAGAGAGAACATGATGATATTATTGAAAATGTTATGGCTGTTTCTCCTGACTATACACTCTCACACCAAATTTATATTGATGATGGAGTTAAAAAAATTGAATTTGCCGAGAATATTGCATTACTTATTCCTGCAATCTCTGAAATCAAATACTCCGATATTACAGTTTCGGAGAATCAAGTCATTCTCAAGGGTTTAATTCGGGATAAAATTAGATTCGACGAAACAATGAGTCAGCTCAATGAACTTTTAGCTGACAATTTTGAAATCATCAATCAGTTAGAGTTGGGTATTGAAACAGAAATTGAAATTGAAAATCTGGAGTTTGAGAAACCCGAGCTTCCTGAATTGGACTTTAGAAATAATTAATTCGACCGGAATAAGCAAAAATCATATAAATCATGTACTATACCCGTGTGTTTTAAGTGTCGAAGATAACTTTTGCTTAAATTTAGAGACAAGAAAAAAAATCGTTTCCCAACATTCTCACTGATTATCTGGATAGTGACGTTGGCTGTAATGGTTTCCTCCTATTTTTTTCATCAGAAGGGTTTCCTCAATGAAACCTTTGCCATAAAGCCTAATGAAATTATTAGTCAAATTAAGAGTCAATGGCTTTATTTGCTAAAACTACTCAGTTCGCTATTTGTACATGGAAGCTGGAAACACTGGTTTGGAAATATGATTTTATTTCTGATTATTGCTTTCCCTTTGGAAAAGAGAATTGGCGGCTTTTGGTTTTTACTGATTTATTTCACTGCCGGTTTTGCCGGGAACTTGTATTGTATTTATTACCTTTCCGGTTCTGAGAACTATCTCATCGGGGCTAGTGGAGCCGTTTCAGGAATACTGGGGGCGTGGATTGTTTTATTTCCTTCGTTGAAAATCAGTATTATAATACCCATCGGATTTTATATGCAGAAAGCGGAAATCCCTGTACTTCTGTTATCTCTAATCTGGTTAGGAATCCAGATTGTTTTGCAGCTTGTCAGCCCACTGGATTATTCCATTGTTTGGATTAGTCATGTGGTCGGGTTTATAACAGGTTTTTCTTTGGCCTGGCTTTATAGAATTGCTAATTAGGAGTAGAATTAAAGCATGAATGATGAGATTCTTTATAAAGTAATATTTTATTGTCGATCCAAGATATATGAGCTGTACGCCAGAGATGTTTTCTCAAGTGAGTTGTACGGTTTTATTTATGTTGGAGAGTTGGTTTTTGATCAAAACCAAAGCATTGTGATTGATCCTGCCGAAGAAAAGCTTCGTGAAGAATTTAAAAACATCAATGTTTTACACCTGCCAATGCAAAGTGTTATCCGCATTGATGAGGTCAAGAAAAAACAAGCCTGTAAAATTCGGGAAATCAAAGATGGTGAAAATATTATGCCATTTCCTGTCATGCCCAATATTTCAAAATGAAACAGGAACACATTTTAATTGTTGATGATGAGCCGGATATCAGGAACCTGATTTCTGACATCCTCGCGGATGAAGGCTATTCAGTTGCCACTGCTGCCAATGGAGAAGAGGCAAATCAACAATTAAGTATCAGTTCTCCGAGTCTTATTTTGTTGGATATCTGGATGCCGGATATTGATGGTATCAGCCTGATGAAAGGTTGGTTGGAGAAACAACTGGTAGCAGCTCCAATTGTTATGATGTCCGGACACGGCACAGTAGAAACAGCCGTCGAAGCAACACGCCTTGGAGCTAAAGATTTTATCGAAAAACCATTGTCATTGGCAAAACTTTTACAAACTGTTTCCAGCACAATTGAGCAAAACAAAACTGAGACCATTATAGAGAAAACTCAGATTATTGAACCAATTGGGAATTCAGCAGCAATTCAATCCGTGCGCTCGAAGCTGGAAAAGTTGTATCAAGCCAAAAACAATCTGCTTATTGAAGGTGAGTACGGAACCGGAAAAAACTCTATCGCCTTATTAATCCATGAAAAACGAAATGGCAATAACAGTCCATTAATAAAGTTGGACGTTGATACCTCTGTCGATGAACTGGAGAAAAAATTAACCTCACCCTCAGGGCTTTTTGTTCAAGCCCAAGGAGGCACATTGGTATTAAACAATATTGAGCGATTGAATAATGAGCAACAAAAA
Encoded here:
- a CDS encoding sigma-54 dependent transcriptional regulator — its product is MKQEHILIVDDEPDIRNLISDILADEGYSVATAANGEEANQQLSISSPSLILLDIWMPDIDGISLMKGWLEKQLVAAPIVMMSGHGTVETAVEATRLGAKDFIEKPLSLAKLLQTVSSTIEQNKTETIIEKTQIIEPIGNSAAIQSVRSKLEKLYQAKNNLLIEGEYGTGKNSIALLIHEKRNGNNSPLIKLDVDTSVDELEKKLTSPSGLFVQAQGGTLVLNNIERLNNEQQKLLTSFLKHKQFTLFGENSVQMINFGLITISQKEISREVANGYFSPQLFEILSEVRLRIPSLKERPEDIPELLNYFVNTLPDLENTPYRKMSFAAQNLLRNHQWNNNILELKNTVRKLLLLGGDGDISKEEVESLLEQNKLEAGNQGTKSWYHLPLREARDEFEKDYLLHQLEAVDGRVGKLAEVAGMERTHLYRKLRALNINPKEVGKS
- a CDS encoding DUF1820 family protein, whose product is MNDEILYKVIFYCRSKIYELYARDVFSSELYGFIYVGELVFDQNQSIVIDPAEEKLREEFKNINVLHLPMQSVIRIDEVKKKQACKIREIKDGENIMPFPVMPNISK
- the parC gene encoding DNA topoisomerase IV subunit A gives rise to the protein MSKILDFEIMPMGEYAEKAYLDYSMYVVLDRALPFVGDGLKPVQRRIVYAMSELGLSAKSKHKKSARTIGDVIGKYHPHGDSASYEAMVLMAQPFSYRYPLVDGQGNFGSPDDPKSFAAMRYTESRLTAYSKCMLQEVPHGTVDWQPNFDGTLQEPVFLPARLPNILLNGGSGIAVGMATDIPPHNLREVSAALFQLLDHPDSTIEDLCQHVQGPDFPTDAEIITPREEIIDIYTNGTGSIRMRCVHNREDKNIVITALPHQASPAKVMDQIAAQIQSKKLPMIEDLRDESDHENPFRLVIIPRSNRIDYEGLMSHLYATTDLEKTFRVNLNMIGLDKRPQVKDLKKILQEWLIFRTETVRRRLQFRLDKVEARLHILEGLLIAYLDLDEVIRIIREEENPKETLIATFKLTDIQAEAILETKLRNLARLEEMKIRTEQMELMAERDELSGTLKSRARLKKLIKTEIMEDTELYGDERRSMIVNREAAKVFDETSIVPNEPNTIVLSKAGWVRAAKGHDIDVANLSYKAGDEYAHHARGRSNLNAVFLSNDGRSFSLLSNTLPSARGQGEPLTAKFKLPEESYFVATVCEQPNSMLLLASSAGYGFVTEAENLYSKVKAGKHIISVPKGFTALPPKVIKDVSSDYIVCAGSAGHLLAFPVHELPQLAKGKGNKMINIPPKLLNSGEEYMVDMLVISEDDSFLVWSGARYIRIKWKDLQNFLGNRAKRGNLLPKGFRNIDKLEKE
- a CDS encoding rhomboid family intramembrane serine protease is translated as MLKFRDKKKNRFPTFSLIIWIVTLAVMVSSYFFHQKGFLNETFAIKPNEIISQIKSQWLYLLKLLSSLFVHGSWKHWFGNMILFLIIAFPLEKRIGGFWFLLIYFTAGFAGNLYCIYYLSGSENYLIGASGAVSGILGAWIVLFPSLKISIIIPIGFYMQKAEIPVLLLSLIWLGIQIVLQLVSPLDYSIVWISHVVGFITGFSLAWLYRIAN